The genomic stretch CAACTTAACAAAAACCAGATAAATTTACTCGTGAAGgcttttttattgttataaagGTTTAATATCTAAATGAATGTTAGTATAGCTAAGAATTAAAATGAAAGTTTAATCATAaaatactttttggaattttgggtctccaatgctctacaactttgtacttgtttggctttaaaactattttgatctgagcgtcactgggtCGATGGCACTGTTGATGGAGGtatcgtccccgagggtatcaccagccaagtagtcaacacttcgatgttgacatgaatatcaattatattgtaaTTCTTGTAAATTTCCCGTTTACAGAAGTATGATTTTTTCGAAATACTTAGAATTTCCTTCTACCAGACAttgattacctaagctgtatttgacAGTACCTTTTGGAATGtttgtgtcctcaatgctcttccactttgtacttgttggctttataactattttgatctgagtgtcactgatgagtcttatgtagacgaaacgcgcgtctggcatatcaaTTATAGgtctgttacctttgataactattattttattgttataaaggTTTTATATCTGAATAAATAGttatatatcttaaaataaaaattatagtttaattataaaaaaacagaaaaacagtgAATCAGACGAAAAACATGAATGGAAAGAAAACATGGGACAGTATATTATAAAAATGTCGGACTcgaaaaaatgtttattttctataAGAAAGTTTcgaaaacattgaaataaatatgatatatgtgTATAACAAAATTACCTCAAATGACAAAGTGTCATCAATATATGGAGGTTCCAACCCATGTCTCGCACCAAACCATTCCAACGTAACGTTTATACATTCCAATATAGCTATAAATGCAATGAGATTGACTGCAATGCTAGCAATCAATGGGATTGTTTCCAATGCTCCATTTGCCGCTGCCTCGATGATGTTCTTTTCTTTCCTgtaattgtattatttttttcgacTTATTTAATATCTTTACTTCTTGTCTATATACATTACAGAATCAATAACATAGTAAATGCATTTTATTCCAGACAAGAGTATTTTTTATACGAATGTTCTCTTGGTTTGGTTTTAATGCTTCAGTTtgtcatattttcaaaaaagCCAGACGATATTGAAAGAAACCACAAAACAAATAGTCATATTTAAACATTATGTTTagaataaaaacaacataaaaagaaacaGAGTTTCGGTATTATTTTGACGAGTAACCTCAACCAATGTGTGTTTTGTTTTACTCTTGACTTACATCAGAGATATTTAAACAAGTTGAACTTATTTCGTGTGTTTCTCTAATAAACAGTCAGTCgttttctgtatttttatttcaCAACTTGCAAtcaaatattgattgattgactaTGAGTGTTAAAGGCCGATGGAAGCATATGTTTGTATTTTATTGCATTCATTTTTTACAGTAGTCCCTAGTGGGGTTTAAACTTAATTTTAGTGTTGACAGGCTACGGATCTCTGTAAATGATCAACGTAGAGATATCGACCTTTAACAGAACGATGACACAAATCATCATTCTAAAAGTGAATTATCATAGAATCCGTCTGGAACTTTGGAAATAATGACGGATAGGTTTTAGAAGTTatcaaatgaaattgagaatggatattaGGAATATGTTAATGAGAAAACAACCTAACAAAAATCCGACCGGCTTGTACTAAGTCAAGAGTATGACAGTAGttaccattcgtttgatgcgtttgagcttttgattttgccatttgagttagcactttccattttgaatttaccTCAGAGTTTGGTATTTTAGTTATGTTACTTTCTGCAAAATAAAAATCCTTTTTGGAGAGACAATATTCTTAATCTGCCTGAATTAAGGAAATCAAAgataaaaaatgaaatcaaagcGGGCATAAACATCTTAAGTCAACAAATTTGGCTAACTACTAATATTAAACCATATGTGGAGCAGCGTATTAGCcattatattcaaattttgattaatattatTGTCTTTTCAGTGCAATCTGAGTAAGATTAAATATTATTGAATATGATATTGATGAAAAGctccaaatttattttaaaaagtccATTCCAAAGAAAGACATAAAATCCTTCAAAGTCACAAAACAAATGGTCAAAGGATTtatgtgtgaaaataaaaagaaaaagataaatctACTCCACTACTTGGCAAGCAATTGATTCTTCATAATTTGCAGTTCAAGTTATTTTACATAATTGAAGCTCCAAACCCTTACCTTGATGAATAGACAGTAAAATCcagaaaatactgaactccaaggaaaattaaaaaaggaaagtctctCATCAAATGTCCTATGGAATATAATTTAATAGAAACAAAAATATGCTGTTTGGATTGATACAAAGAATTGCGTATTGAAAATCTTTTGAGAATATGTATATAGTTGAAATATTTGCATTGCACTTTTAAGTGCAATATCAAATTAGTACAGTTTTATTGGCGACGATATAGTTCATATGCATAACCAGAAAAGTACCTCAATGTCGTGGCTAAACGTGACGAGATACAATTTTGATAACATCACATCGTTAcggcaattttatttttttcgaattatcgtttttatgatatttttgaaatgtaaaaGCTAATATTTATCAATCCGACCAAGTCAATATGGTAAATTGTAGCCAGTGAATATAAACTTTACATATGATTTGCATTGGCACTGCAGATGTACTCTGAAACAGATATATGTAAGGCATCTATGTTAATTTTGGTTTTGTGAAAACTGTCACACATGTATTACAGTTCAAcataaaattgaatttgaaatattatatttatgtcttttaTTTGTAATAATTCAGTGAACAAACTTCAGTGACAAAATGTacagaatattttaaattttgtttacgaAAACAACAAACGTATGATTAattttgctttgtttcataaaaaaaaatggccaacgtAGTAACATGTTtctgtcttagggagggataaatcctactttgtaaaggatcactcggattcaaacaaaacattctctgaaactgacattatcaagatgcttgaatatttgattgacaacatatttgttacgtcgGTTGACTTGTTTTTCAaaagactgtcggcattccaatgggaacaaagtGGGCCCTTCTTCTTTCCGACATATTTccttattattatgaggctgactttatacaggaacttcttaggaagaaagacaagaagtttgCAATAACCGTTAACTCTACTTTCCCCTATATAGATTACGTTCTTGTTCTttcactaaaaaataaaaaaaattaggttATTATGTTAAACGAATCTATCCtatcaaactagagataaaggatgcATCAGATACAGTTAAGTGGGCCTCaaatcttgactaacatctagaaattgacaatgagggtcggttgaaaaaaaaactttgcgacaaaaaagatgataagatattctcgtgcttgtatttcctatcatgattttcttgattgagggttgctgctcacaaggaagctattaaaccaagagttccaaatggtgcatTTGAAATCAACCCTTCGTAAACtttaaggacgccatcacgagttggttgaccgttatggaataaccgtttcacaaatgacatcggatatgttccttatatgCCGCGCAGCCCTTTGTTTTGATCTTTGACTAAAAAGTAGAGTATTTCAACTTTCCGTTGATTTGTTTTACGAAAGTTCATAGTAAAGGTGGAAGAGGTTTAGTCACAATCGGGAAATTGCATtgttaatatttaaagaaatgcaacctatataagttaaaaaaaaaaaactaaagctCTTATAGAATTAAAAGCTTATATTCGTTTTATTTGAGCTATGATGgataattggcaatcataccaatcgCCTGAACCCTTgttagcctttttttttttggttttatcgATATCTGAATTATAAACTATTGATATACATGTAGAGTATATTAAACAGTATGACCTCTTTTCCATGTTGTAAATATCCTTGCTGTTTATTCGACTTTTCTCTGTTTCTGGCCAGAAGAGTTTCGACACGGCCAAAGCAGCAGGTGCCGACATTACTGAAGCCGCTAATAAGTGATTTGCTGGCACCTAAAAATAATCCGAATTTGTATTTGAATAAAAGTTTTAATCAACATTAAAAAatctaacaaattgaaaacaggACTTAAGCCATACGTGATATTAGATAAGAATGGTTAAATTATTAAAGTGGAAATGTTGTCAAAGAAAATGTCTGAATACTCTGCACTATCTATCAATTCTTTGCTAAATGAATCATCGAAGTTTGTTTATATGATGTATATGCAGTATAGAAAGTTTCTGAATTTGGAAATTGGAATTAACACAAAAACGGGActgggtcactgatgagtcttatgtagtctaaacgcgcgtctggcgtactatatcataatcctggtacctttgataactttaataaacaattttggtaaaatttcGACTCCAAACCTGTTAATTTGCCGATGCATTAAATATAGCATTTGTTGACTCAGTGATTGATATTAGTAACTGCAGAATGTATaggtaaactaaaaaaaaactcttatgcatatttaaaatggaaaaatttcaaaaataattcaaaatcaatGGAAACGTTTGTTACTTTCAAGATTAAGTAACAACAAAAAAGATAGGTTTTTTGTGCAGGATACTTTTGTCCATATTTTAGTACTTCGGTGTGgtcatgaatatcaatttatggtcatttttataaatttatagtttGCAAATGtgtgaattattttaaatacaaaggACTTTTTTATACAAGGCATATTTCAAATTTCGAATATGAacttcgaacagcggtatattactgttgcctttataaataaccgtagccgtatttttggtcatcaatgctctttaactttatataaaaaaagtggtatgatttccaatgagacaaatcttcacaagagacaacattgacacagaaattaacaactataggttaccgaaaagacaatgtcaaacaattcaaacgatgaaactaacggcctaatttatgttcaaaaaatgaacgaaaaacaaacatgtaacacataaacaaacgacatccattgaattacaggctcctgacttgggacaggcacatacatagagaatgttgcggggttaaacatgttaacgggatctCTACCCTCCCCTTACATGGAATAGTAGTGTAACAGTACAGAATAAGAACAAACCATataaataagttgaaaaaggATGAACTCATAAGATAGATAACAATACAAATagtacaaatacaagtggacgtggctggtTACTAATCCAtcccaataacaaaaagacactaagtacagatctgagtgTAATCGTAGCTattaacagctagttcaaagcctctaataactaaaaaaaatcatgcatctgagactaaattatcaatcagtacacatcaaaaatccaatggatttagggtaaagacgtcataaacagtcagagaaaaatatGACTTTGTGCGATGcaaagatacaggtatcgacagattgtagatccatgaatgtgtatatgtatataacaaaaacattagtttgcttttaatttactgataacaaaatcaatatttataccaattaaaacaatattcagTGATCTAATTTCAGtattgaattggtaaccttttcgGATCAGTTCATTTAAAGGATCGATACGTTTAcgaggatcgtttctaaatttccgggcacggtaaacaacatttccgtaataagaagatgtgctatcccgtttaaAACACGTTTGCTACAGGTACaactaaacttcaaaaccaaatctttatatctatggaagaatttagtaaaggttttaagtaatttgtggtaacgaaatcacTGCCTTTATAATTTACCAGTTATACGTAGATTACGTTtagtaaaatcaaaaacgtcacaacagacacggatatagcgaacgagttgtgaaatataaaaaccGTAAAATGGTGCctaaggaacatcaccatccaaaaagggaaaattaacaataaagaaCGCAAagtcgtcccttttgtcgtacattttagtgtggagtttcccgtttaaaacaaaaagatataaatctaggaaaggacactTATTACCGTAGAAATTTGATACATTTAAAGTACGTTCCTTTGGGTACATATccgcagtatattgagaaaaaaatcttgattatttaacaagaaaaaatcattaagataacggtaagtgaatttatcaatgaaatgcaaTTTAGACGGGTCTTTACAGTGTTTGGTCATACACTGTGATTCATAACACTACAAAAACAAGTCTACTAtcatacttgtttggctttctgactattttgatctgattgtcgctgatgagtcttatgtagatgaaaatCGCGTttgtcgtactaaattataagcctttTACCTTATGATAGCTATAAGCATATCAAAATGTAGTATTGTATTGCTTATTTTTGTATTTCgttgtcctgaatgttcttgcatttatttgtattgtattcctgtcatgtaaagtTATCACtaatttttaacattgccatcaaAGCGCgatgtttggctagccacaaaaccaaaATCAACCCACCATCTTTTCTTAAAATATCGTGTATAATGTCAAGAAAATGGCACTTGTtctcttatagttcgtttctctgtgtgttacattgtcgtttggaTTGTTGTTGCACATaagaaattcaaaaaaatatatataaaataataataaatatataatccaTATGCAAAGCACTATTTTGTCAATGTATGGAACAAGACGTAGACAATTTAAACATAAGATCAAATATGTGTATTGCATACAGACAAAAAAAACGCTAGATAATTAGTTTTTTCTGAAGACAATGTTGCAGAATTGAGGCCATACATGCATATGTGAAAACTTTAAGTACTTCTTGGCGATCAAGCCCAACTATAAGACAAGCGCATGAGTGTAATTTCAAGTATTACAAAAGCAAACTTACCCCAAATATAACGTAGCCAGCCATCAAGCTCCCAGAAATAGTGGCAAATCCCCCAGTACTAACAGCGTGTAGCTCAGACATAGTCAGACGTTCAATATATGGCTTGATGACTAGTGGCGCTTCTTGCTAAAATATACCAACTTATATGTCTAACTTACGGAAACATATATAGTAACACATTACAAAGGTGATGGGTGTGATTCGCAATAATACAGCTATCTTCAAAAGACCACCAAACACGAACTACGCATCCATAGCTTCTAGAACGGTATGAAAGGCCATACGATAgcagaatatgaaacaatttaaaaataacatactGATATGATTGAAGTATAATTAGCTCATTAGTCCATTCCTCAGTACAGCCATAATATATTTTCTCAAATTGTCTATTTATTTTATGATTACGAATGATGTTCTTGTGccgatgataaaattaagtaaattttgtgactagtttgtgatatcgcaAACCCTGGtttgatattttttcagtaatacagagatttcttttgtttaaattgAGTACTTTGTTACACATACCTGCGAATCGAACacattgagatatataaacaccatttaATGCTGACAAGGAAACGTCATCATCgcaaaatgaataattaaaaaatggaaataaaacataatatctTCCCGTTGAAGATAAAGATATCAGGACTAAGGGAAGGGAAATGCCCATTTTTagtattaactttatttaaagtcagtttAGAAGGATATATCTCCTTCGTGTACATACATCGTCATGATTATATATCATCAAAATATCTAATGATGTTAAGttttttatcagatgttgtttcgatgggttcgttgattttattcataaattgtAGCTCATAACATACAAATACAGTTCTGCAATCAGTGGTTTGGAATTTCAATACCTTAACGATATACGGAATCGCTATATCGAACATAAATAGTATCTAGTAAAATTAAAGGACAGCTATAGTATCAAAACAAGACCCAAATGAcatagttttcttgtttgttgtTACAAAAATTGACGCAAAAGAGTTTGAACATGTCCCTTCACTAATCTTGTCTTTGTGACAAACTGCTTAATGTAAGACTGAAAATCACAACCAAAGAAAAAGAGGGACCAAAACTtaccacagggacagtcaaactcataaatcaaaacaaaactgacaacgccattgctaaaaatgaaaaggacaaactcACAAACAATactacacacgacacaacataaaaaactaaagaataaacaacacgaaccccaccaaaaactagggttgatcaaAAGTATTACCTGTCctaaaaatatatttgctgcTACACCTAATGACTCCGTTCGGGACGTACCGAGGCACGTCGACAAAAACTGAGCTATATGTCGTAGAACGAATTGCATGGCTCCTATATAATACAAGATTGATGTCACACTGCTTACAAAAGTTACAACTGGCAGTACCTAAAATAAATTAGATTTCggataataattaaaattttataaattcgTACAACAACATCTGAATCGaaagttttacaaataatatgCCATGACAAATGATAAGATAACTAAACTTTTCTGATCAGTTTCGACATCTCTTAAAACATGCAGGTAGAACTATTCGGGAAGATCTCTATAACAGTTTTCATTCTCTGTTAAGATGTCACAATCGGGATTAGCTCACTATTAGTTCAATTATAGATCAAACGACTATTCTGGAAACGAAATGATTTTATCGTGCTCCGATAAAGAAGGATGCCTTCTTACAAAAgtatttagtaaacatcaaagcAATTTTGGGGGTGGTGGGTATGAGTTTAGCTACTGTTCGAATATTTTGCATTTGGTGTTGCATTCTTATATACTATCTTAGTCATCgttattattttaacattttttgtattaagcttaACAAAATAGAGGATTTGAAAACAACTACAAAACCATCTGTAATGTTATtgtacaaattaaattaaatgcaaTGTACATTGTCCATAAAACAGCAATTAGTATTTAAAAATGAAGACTCCAAAAAACTTATGTTCATTCAATAATCAACAACTTGGCTACTTAATATGTTCTTTGCTATTATCCAAAGTATATTTATATAGTATTCATTTTAGCAATCTTCTTTCCCATATGGTGTTACACTATACAATTAACATCTAGATAATCATGTGACATATCAACATCATTTTTTCATTATAGACAGTTTCAAAACTTTGTcatgaaaacaacaataaaaataatttactaAGGGGTGTTGGCTGCACAGTTTTTAAGTTATTAAACATTTGATAAAATGAAACAGACATAACTTGTAAAACCATCAGACACATAATGGAATAGATAGTCTgccaaagaaaattaaaatatcaCGTGATGTAGGGTTGTGATATGAATAGGTGTCAAGAAACAAAAGCTATGTTGAACTAAAATGTCTTATCAACGCAATCGGTATATTCTTACCATGTTGAAATTACTTAATGCCCACCTCCCCGGCGGGAAAAATCGTCATTGGATATCTTTCAAAATGATTATACCTTCATTGCAAACGGATGGTTTTCGTATGCTTGTCCAAACACAAAAGATGCACCCTTATTTGAATGATCCAGGAATTCTATAAATCTGTCACCTAACCAAGATATTATCTGATATCCAATGTCCCATCTTAATACAATCAATCCAAATATGAACTGCAGAAACATTCCAATCACGACAGGCTTCCAATGTACCTGCAATTATGATAATAAATGGTTGCAGTGTTATATTGTTAATGTATCAGCTATGCATGAACATTCAATGTGTGGAATTATGTTTTGCATAATTTCTATTATGTTATTGTTCAGCGGTTTCATGGAATTACTAATTCATTTTCTCGTAAAGATTACATCGACAAAACGTTGATTTTGGaactgaataaaatattttttccaaagaaaatattttttttgtaactattttttcaaatattagcCTGCCACAATATCCATCAGGTGTCCAAgatcctcctgatgttccctgtgaCAATCCACTAATCACTCAGGGTAGTGATTAGTTGTAAAATACATATTACATTTGTAcatcaaatatacatcaaataacATCACTTAGTATGACTATTCGTATGTTTTGTAATAGTTgctaaaacattattttaaattttcaaacatactcttctattgaactcattgagaaaaattgagaaaacattgacatttttggtcttttgatcaaatatgtaataggctttgtaaattgaaaaaccaACTATCGTTGAAAAATAGTTAGAGTCAAAATCTATGTAATAATCTAATGAATTCAAAAGACATGAACTTAATCAGAATTATATATTGGATTTgctttttaaacataaaaacaatcacCGTCTGCCTGAAACAGTGGTCTGAAACTAGTTCTAGATTGGTAATCAAATTCCTACACTTTCCTGTTAAAAACTCCTAATGGTAAGACGCACCAGTCAAAATGGAAGATAAGATTATGACTACAAAATAGTGAACATACAGGTGATTATGCTTGACATGCTGTTTCTTAATGTAtcccaaaatattaaaaatttctgTAATTATTTACACGATAATTTCCATTAGTGAGGAAAGAACGGCGTTACCTTAAGAAGAGCATCGGTTCACCAAGGTGTACAGTGTGTTGGATTGTGAGTTGCAATTTTCGATTTAGCCATATTGTTAGTTGTTTAAAGCAATGAGTGACTTAATAAGATTCTCATGATACACAACGTGTCTAACTGAAAAGACATTGAGTGAAATGGAGAGTAACACATATAACACACATAAATGCAGGCAACAGTATTAGACCGGTGTTAAAAGTCGTTAATCGATTGCGAGAAAACAAACTAAAGCCGAAGGAAACACAccaactgtaaaataaaaataaaggaatAACTGGAGCACTTGAGAGCAACAACAACAAACGTCAACATACAAATAAtcaaactatttgataacaatcGTCATATTTCAGACTtcgaacaggacattttaagaacaaaaggGGATTGCACCTGATTAACTGGCTTGCCTTACCTGACATTATAGTTAAAATGACATGACTACGTgatatgtagacgaaatgcgcgtctggcgtactaaattatagtcctggtacctttgataactattaacaccactgggttgatgccactgctggtgaacggtttcgtccccgagggtatcaccagccacgAAGTCAACACtttagtgttgacatgaataacaataatgtggtcattttataaatttcctgtttacaaatgtattaattgattaccttagccgtatttggcacaactctttggaattttggatcctcaatgctcttcaattttgtacttgtttggctttataaatatgttgatatgagcgtcactgatgagtcttatgtagacgaaacgcgcttcttgcgttctaaattataatcctagtacatttgataactatttacaccactgggtcgatgccactgctggtggacgtttcgtcccagagggtatcatcagcccagtagtcaacacttcggtgttgacatgaatatcaataatgtggtatttttttttaattttaatttccggtttacaaaactttcaattcttcgaaaaactaaggattatcttatcccaggcatggattacctaagccgtatttggcacaactttttggaagtttggatcctctatgctcttcaattttgtacttgtttggcttgacacatattttgatatgagcgtcactaatgagtcttatgtagacgacacgcgcgtctggcgtactaaattataatcctggtaccttttattaCGAATTAGGTttcaaacttttgattttgacatttgcttAGAGACGTTCCGTTTtggatttttctgtatttttttaattttacgttGTTTTTAGGGGTAGGGAATTTAAACACAGTCGTCGCAGAAAGAAGTGGATATTAAGGCTAGTCACTCAGGCTATGATTGAAGCACCCGACAAAAGCACAAGGTTTATCCAAAATTACTGATATGAATTTGATCGAAGCAATTGCCATCAACAAGCATGAATGAATATTTCATAATATCATAACTGTTGTTGAAATATATCAAAATCATACTTCTAACTTGTAAGCTGACttgttaatacatgtaatacatataTGTACTTCACCATGCTTTTGTAAGATAGAATTTGATTTAGGTTAGAGGAAATTTTTCTAAGTTGTTCAAAAGTGCGAATGACAAACAGGAAGTTCTCCAGAAATCTCTCATGAATAATACTACATGtttgttattcttttttatgaGAAGATGATGTTTGGAAAATCCTAATGCATCCTAGGTTTAGGTAAACTTTCTAAACAGTTCATGCAAAATTCTGTTTTCATATAAAACTCTTTGGATAGGGTTTGGAATAGTTAACGTTGTGTAACATGTGAAAGAGTCTAAAGTTGACCGATATTCAAATGCATGAATGACTTTTGTTTAATATACATCTTATCTTTGTGTAGTGTAGCAATATTAAGGTACTTACTTCAGATGGGTGCTTTGACAGCCCAAACGCAAGCATTATCATAATAAACATGCCAGATAAGGAAATTaaattttttggtgttttaattCCGATATCAACAATAATGTAGGTGGCTGTAAAAATTGCTAGTCCTGCAATTACTATTTTAAAGACCCTATTGAAAAATAGAACAtatatctgttaaaaaaaaagcaaacagaataaattatgataattataagatattccatatttttactaaattgttcaATTTAATGTACAAATTACAAACAGGCTGGGAAACTATTAAAAGGTTATAAAATAAGCAACataacagtttattttcaatgtatgag from Mytilus edulis chromosome 7, xbMytEdul2.2, whole genome shotgun sequence encodes the following:
- the LOC139482737 gene encoding uncharacterized transporter YutK-like, whose protein sequence is MAVQLKGITHEGQLGGFSNDTFEDLETENPASKENEYSLPDLNETTDEYTKSVKQSGHPVAIMQNVIADFWKKHKLIISYIVVFILFGLYCWYLVSAMLHEFGTEPAYRLLIGSIATMLFIVLKRVLSKYPVNCNCFEHNCWKRISPWVFKIVIAGLAIFTATYIIVDIGIKTPKNLISLSGMFIMIMLAFGLSKHPSEVHWKPVVIGMFLQFIFGLIVLRWDIGYQIISWLGDRFIEFLDHSNKGASFVFGQAYENHPFAMKVLPVVTFVSSVTSILYYIGAMQFVLRHIAQFLSTCLGTSRTESLGVAANIFLGQQEAPLVIKPYIERLTMSELHAVSTGGFATISGSLMAGYVIFGVPANHLLAASVMSAPAALAVSKLFWPETEKSRINSKDIYNMEKRKEKNIIEAAANGALETIPLIASIAVNLIAFIAILECINVTLEWFGARHGLEPPYIDDTLSFEFICSYVFYPLAFILGIDPIDCRRVGKLIGIKVFVNEFVAYQALSVYIDNQKNLTWYESQLNSTLNSTWHFNGNDIVYDNLNITLGDGILQDKSIVISTYALCGFANFASMGIQLGGLGALAPSRRSDLTKVVFSAMIAGNIACFLTACISGLLYDGR